A region from the Altererythrobacter sp. H2 genome encodes:
- a CDS encoding aspartate aminotransferase family protein gives MITDAAIRAMLAAEQDHFRAANPRSRSLAHQAGRHWYRGVPFHWMIDWGTPFPLFAERAAGAELWDVDGHRYDDFCLGDTGAMFGHSPPPVARAIARQAGRGLTMMLGTEDAPAVADALAERFGLPFWQVTSTASEANRAVIRWCRAITGRKTLLVYNGCYHGAVDDVFVDLRDGVPELRRSLVGQVYDVRQHTRVIEFNDLAALEAALAPGDVAALLMEPAMTNVGMVLPDPGYLEAVRDLTRRHGTLLVFDETHTISSGHGGHTRAFGPEPDLFVLGKPVGGGVPCAVYGFTAEVAARMEAARAAGETGHSGIGTTLSANALALAAMRACLTEVMTPEAYDHMLPLAARLAEELQEVIRAHDLPWPVLHVGARVEFLCADAPPRNGSEARAATHGALEHAIHLYLTNRGVLIAPFHNMMLVCPATTDAQVGRLATALDQCLKALTR, from the coding sequence GTGATTACCGATGCCGCCATCCGGGCCATGCTGGCCGCTGAGCAGGACCACTTCCGCGCCGCCAACCCGCGCTCGCGATCGCTGGCGCACCAGGCCGGGCGGCACTGGTATCGGGGCGTGCCGTTCCACTGGATGATCGACTGGGGCACGCCCTTCCCGCTGTTTGCCGAGCGCGCCGCCGGGGCCGAACTGTGGGACGTGGACGGGCACCGCTACGACGATTTCTGCCTCGGGGACACCGGGGCAATGTTCGGCCACTCGCCGCCGCCGGTCGCGCGGGCCATTGCCCGACAGGCGGGCCGGGGCCTGACCATGATGCTCGGCACCGAAGATGCGCCGGCCGTGGCAGATGCCCTGGCCGAACGGTTCGGCCTGCCGTTCTGGCAGGTAACCTCGACCGCGAGCGAAGCCAATCGCGCGGTGATCCGATGGTGCCGCGCGATTACCGGCCGCAAGACCCTGCTGGTCTACAACGGCTGCTACCATGGCGCGGTTGATGATGTGTTCGTGGACCTGAGGGACGGCGTGCCGGAACTGCGCCGCTCGCTGGTGGGGCAGGTCTACGATGTACGCCAGCACACCCGCGTGATCGAGTTCAACGATCTTGCCGCGCTGGAGGCCGCGCTCGCCCCGGGCGATGTTGCCGCACTGCTGATGGAACCGGCCATGACCAATGTCGGCATGGTCCTGCCCGACCCCGGCTATCTCGAGGCGGTACGCGATCTGACCCGCCGCCACGGCACGCTGCTGGTGTTCGACGAAACGCACACCATCTCCAGCGGTCATGGCGGCCATACCCGCGCCTTCGGGCCGGAGCCGGACCTGTTCGTGCTGGGCAAGCCGGTCGGCGGGGGCGTCCCCTGCGCAGTCTATGGCTTCACCGCTGAAGTGGCCGCCCGGATGGAGGCGGCGCGCGCGGCGGGCGAGACCGGCCACTCCGGCATCGGCACCACCCTCTCGGCCAATGCCCTTGCCCTTGCCGCCATGCGCGCTTGCCTGACCGAGGTGATGACGCCGGAGGCTTATGACCACATGTTGCCGCTGGCAGCCCGTCTGGCCGAGGAATTGCAGGAAGTGATCCGCGCGCATGACCTGCCCTGGCCGGTGCTGCACGTCGGCGCACGGGTCGAATTCCTGTGCGCAGATGCCCCGCCCCGCAATGGCAGCGAGGCGCGCGCGGCGACACACGGCGCGCTGGAACACGCAATCCATCTTTACCTGACCAACCGCGGCGTGCTGATAGCGCCGTTCCACAACATGATGCTGGTCTGCCCCGCCACCACCGACGCCCAGGTCGGTCGGTTGGCAACAGCCCTCGATCAATGCCTGAAGGCCCTGACACGATGA
- a CDS encoding NAD(P)/FAD-dependent oxidoreductase, whose protein sequence is MSEHAPSYYAATANSAPRHPALAGEVTADVVVVGGGFTGLSAALSAVEAGYSVVLLEAKRIGWGASGRNGGQMIPGMRWSAADLLSEFGEDRARALVALGLEASKRVRTRIARHGVACDLRDGHFHAAWKPAHLDTMKRECEVLERLAGSQNLSVVERADVPHYVASEAYHGGLYDPGGGHLHPLNYALGLADAALAAGVRIFEGSPATAMDHGTPVRVTTPRGTVSARMGVLACDSDVGQIEPAFRSAMMPIANYNVATAPLGEAAAQALILSNASIAESRFVLNYYRLTADNRLLFGGGEKYTPTPPPSIPGFVRPFMEQIFPQLRGVPIDYGWGGMVGVTLNRLPQFGRTGNTFYAHGYSGHGVLLTTLAGELIVEAMRGTAERFDLMAALPRQPFPGGRLLRHPLHVAGMLWYALKDRL, encoded by the coding sequence GTGAGCGAGCACGCGCCCAGTTATTACGCGGCCACCGCCAACTCCGCCCCGCGCCATCCGGCGCTGGCCGGAGAGGTGACAGCCGACGTGGTGGTGGTCGGCGGCGGGTTTACCGGGCTGTCCGCGGCACTGAGCGCGGTGGAGGCGGGCTATTCGGTTGTGCTGCTGGAAGCGAAGCGGATCGGCTGGGGCGCGTCGGGCCGCAATGGCGGGCAGATGATCCCCGGAATGCGCTGGTCGGCTGCCGACCTGCTCAGCGAATTCGGCGAGGATCGGGCCAGGGCGCTGGTCGCGCTTGGCCTGGAGGCGAGCAAGCGGGTCCGCACCCGCATCGCCCGCCACGGCGTCGCATGCGACCTGCGCGACGGGCATTTCCACGCGGCCTGGAAACCGGCGCACCTCGACACGATGAAGCGCGAGTGCGAAGTTCTGGAACGCCTTGCCGGGAGCCAGAACCTGAGCGTGGTCGAGCGGGCCGATGTGCCTCATTACGTGGCGAGCGAGGCCTATCACGGCGGGCTTTACGATCCGGGCGGCGGGCACCTCCATCCGCTCAACTACGCTCTCGGGCTGGCTGACGCCGCGCTGGCAGCGGGCGTGCGGATTTTCGAGGGCAGCCCGGCGACGGCGATGGACCACGGCACCCCGGTGCGCGTCACCACGCCTCGCGGCACGGTCAGCGCCCGCATGGGCGTGCTCGCCTGTGACAGCGACGTGGGCCAGATCGAACCAGCCTTCCGCTCGGCAATGATGCCGATTGCCAATTACAACGTAGCGACCGCACCGCTGGGGGAAGCGGCGGCGCAGGCCCTGATCCTGTCGAATGCCTCGATTGCCGAGAGCCGGTTCGTCCTCAACTACTATCGCCTCACCGCCGACAACCGCCTGCTGTTCGGTGGGGGGGAGAAATACACGCCCACCCCGCCCCCCAGCATTCCCGGCTTCGTCCGCCCGTTCATGGAGCAGATCTTCCCGCAACTGCGCGGCGTTCCGATTGACTACGGCTGGGGCGGCATGGTGGGCGTCACGCTCAACCGGCTGCCGCAGTTTGGCCGGACCGGAAACACGTTCTACGCCCACGGTTATTCGGGCCATGGCGTATTGCTGACCACCCTGGCCGGGGAACTGATCGTGGAGGCGATGCGCGGCACCGCCGAGCGGTTTGACCTGATGGCAGCCCTGCCCCGCCAGCCTTTCCCTGGAGGGCGCCTGCTGCGCCACCCGCTCCATGTTGCCGGCATGCTGTGGTATGCGCTGAAGGACCGCCTGTGA
- a CDS encoding glutamine synthetase family protein, translated as MSTDIAAWISERGISEVECIVPDMNGIQRGKVLPANKFLKSLTDRSLRIPVSVFSVTVTGEYPDDVDDVVPPFDPDMMLVPDPSTLREAPGFQTPTAYVIADAFTRTGAAVEIAPRMILKRVLELYARRGWRPVIAPEVEFYLVSKNIDSDFPLQPPAGRSGRPESASQPFGLEALSEFEDIIEHIYDFCEKAELNIDTMIHEAGAAQLEVNFVHGDALELADQVLLFKRIVRQVALEHGVYGTFLAKPMQDQPGSAMHIHQSILDMETGRNVFSTQNGRDSALFRSHIAGLVRLLPQITPMFAPNVNSFRRMRPDNAAPINVQWGSDNRSCGLRIPISDGRNRRIENRLPGADSNPYLAIAASLICGYVGMVERMQPPKSMTGNAYNRARTLPRTLEGALERFSKCKQVRQYIGEDFFEVFYAIKETELFAYQSVISSWEREHLLLRV; from the coding sequence ATGAGTACCGACATCGCCGCCTGGATCAGCGAGCGCGGCATCAGCGAAGTCGAATGCATCGTACCCGACATGAACGGGATCCAGCGGGGCAAGGTGCTGCCCGCCAACAAGTTCCTCAAATCACTCACCGACCGGTCCCTGCGTATCCCGGTGAGCGTGTTTTCCGTCACCGTGACCGGCGAATACCCTGACGATGTCGACGACGTGGTGCCCCCGTTCGACCCGGACATGATGCTGGTGCCCGATCCCAGCACCCTGCGCGAGGCGCCGGGCTTCCAGACACCGACAGCCTATGTGATCGCCGACGCCTTCACCCGCACCGGCGCGGCCGTGGAGATCGCCCCCCGGATGATCCTGAAACGGGTGCTCGAGCTTTACGCCAGACGCGGCTGGCGGCCGGTGATCGCGCCGGAGGTGGAATTCTACCTCGTTTCCAAGAACATCGATTCGGACTTCCCACTCCAGCCGCCCGCCGGCCGTTCAGGCCGTCCGGAAAGTGCCAGCCAGCCGTTCGGGCTGGAGGCGCTGAGCGAGTTCGAAGACATCATCGAGCATATCTATGATTTCTGCGAGAAAGCCGAGCTCAACATCGACACGATGATCCACGAAGCCGGTGCCGCCCAGCTCGAGGTCAACTTCGTCCATGGCGATGCGCTGGAGCTGGCGGACCAGGTCCTGCTGTTCAAGCGGATCGTCCGCCAGGTGGCGCTGGAGCACGGGGTCTATGGCACTTTCCTGGCCAAGCCGATGCAGGACCAGCCGGGCAGCGCCATGCACATCCACCAGTCGATCCTCGACATGGAGACCGGGCGCAACGTATTCTCGACCCAGAACGGGCGAGACAGCGCGCTGTTCCGCAGCCACATCGCGGGTCTTGTGCGCCTGCTTCCGCAGATCACCCCGATGTTCGCGCCCAACGTCAATTCGTTTCGCCGCATGCGACCCGACAACGCCGCGCCGATCAACGTCCAGTGGGGGAGCGACAACCGTTCGTGCGGCTTGCGCATTCCGATTTCGGATGGCCGCAACCGGCGGATCGAGAACCGCCTGCCAGGGGCCGATTCCAACCCCTACCTCGCCATCGCCGCATCGCTGATCTGCGGCTATGTCGGCATGGTCGAGCGGATGCAGCCGCCCAAGAGCATGACCGGCAATGCCTACAATCGTGCCCGCACCCTGCCGCGCACGCTGGAAGGCGCGCTCGAACGGTTCAGCAAGTGCAAGCAGGTGCGCCAGTATATCGGCGAAGACTTCTTCGAGGTGTTCTACGCGATCAAGGAAACCGAACTCTTCGCCTATCAGTCGGTGATCAGCTCGTGGGAGCGCGAGCACCTGTTGCTGCGCGTCTGA
- a CDS encoding aspartate aminotransferase family protein, whose protein sequence is MTEPNDLSAFWMPFTDNRGFRQHPRMFVAAQDMHYTASAGHTVLDGTGGLWCVNAGHSRPKIVEAIRKAAGELDFAPTFQLAHPLAFEAASRLAMIMPDGLDRIFFCNSGSESVDSALKIALAYQRARGQGSRTRLIGRERGYHGVGFGGISVGGIVGNRRQFGTLLAGVDHMRHTHDLARNAFTRGLPAHGPELADDLERIVALHGADTIAAVIVEPVAGSTGVLIPPQGYLQRLRDICDRHDILLIFDEVITAFGRVGGATAAERFGVTPDLITMAKGLTNAAVPMGAVAVRREVHDTVVNNAPAGIELFHGYTYSAHPLAAAAAIATLDLYREEGLFERALELEDYWADGVHSLKGTRHVIDCRNVGLIGGIELEPRPGAPTERAMEVFHRAFDSGLLIRVTGDIIALSPPLILEKAHIDEIFGKLAELIASVD, encoded by the coding sequence ATGACCGAACCCAACGACCTGTCTGCGTTCTGGATGCCGTTCACCGACAACCGGGGTTTCCGCCAGCATCCCCGCATGTTCGTGGCCGCGCAGGACATGCATTATACGGCTTCGGCCGGGCACACGGTGCTCGACGGCACCGGCGGGCTGTGGTGCGTCAACGCCGGTCACTCCCGCCCGAAAATCGTCGAGGCGATCCGCAAGGCGGCAGGCGAGCTCGATTTCGCACCGACCTTCCAGCTGGCCCACCCGCTCGCGTTCGAGGCGGCATCGCGCCTGGCGATGATCATGCCGGACGGGCTCGACCGCATCTTCTTCTGCAATTCGGGTTCGGAAAGCGTCGACAGCGCGCTGAAGATCGCGCTCGCATACCAGCGGGCCCGCGGGCAGGGCAGTCGCACCCGGCTGATCGGACGCGAGCGTGGCTATCACGGGGTCGGCTTCGGCGGCATTTCGGTGGGCGGGATCGTCGGCAACCGGCGCCAGTTCGGCACGCTGCTGGCGGGTGTGGACCACATGCGGCACACGCATGATCTTGCCCGCAACGCCTTCACCCGGGGCCTGCCCGCACATGGGCCGGAACTGGCTGACGATCTGGAACGGATTGTCGCCCTGCACGGGGCGGACACGATCGCGGCGGTGATCGTGGAGCCGGTGGCGGGTTCTACCGGGGTGCTGATCCCGCCGCAGGGCTATCTCCAGCGCCTGCGCGATATCTGTGACCGGCACGATATCCTGCTGATCTTCGACGAGGTCATCACGGCCTTCGGCCGGGTCGGCGGAGCCACGGCGGCGGAACGGTTCGGGGTCACCCCCGATCTCATCACCATGGCCAAGGGGCTGACCAATGCCGCCGTTCCGATGGGGGCGGTGGCCGTGCGGCGCGAGGTCCACGATACCGTGGTCAACAATGCGCCCGCCGGGATCGAGCTGTTCCATGGCTACACCTACAGCGCCCACCCGCTGGCGGCCGCCGCCGCAATCGCCACGCTTGATCTCTATCGCGAGGAAGGGCTGTTCGAGCGGGCGCTTGAGCTGGAGGACTACTGGGCTGACGGCGTCCACTCGCTCAAGGGCACGCGCCACGTGATCGATTGCCGCAACGTCGGCCTGATCGGCGGGATCGAACTGGAACCGCGGCCCGGCGCGCCGACCGAGCGCGCAATGGAGGTGTTCCACCGCGCTTTCGATAGCGGCCTGCTGATCCGGGTGACGGGTGACATCATCGCCCTGTCCCCGCCGCTGATCCTGGAGAAGGCGCACATCGACGAGATCTTCGGCAAGCTGGCCGAACTCATCGCCAGCGTGGATTAG
- the ald gene encoding alanine dehydrogenase, with protein MRVGTVKEIKNHEYRVGLTPESVRELSLNGHEVWVETGAGLGVGVTDADYQAAGASIRATAAEVFAECEMVVKVKEPQAGERAMLRPGQVLYTYLHLAPDPEQTADLVKSGVTAIAYETVTGPGGSLPLLKPMSQVAGRMSVQAGATALEKAHGGRGVLLGGVPGVMPGKVVVIGGGVVGWNAAQMAVGLGADVTILDRDPEQLERLGMYFESRAKTRFSNHANIADSIAEADLVIGAVLVPGAAAPKLVTRAMLATMKPGAVLVDVAIDQGGCFETSHATTHADPTYVVDGIVHYCVANMPGAVARTSTYALNNVTLPHALRIANMGWKAALKANPHLAAGLNVHEGQITYEAVARDLGYDYVPVEQVLGE; from the coding sequence ATGCGCGTCGGCACCGTCAAGGAAATCAAGAACCACGAATATCGCGTCGGGCTGACACCTGAAAGCGTCCGCGAACTCTCCCTCAACGGGCACGAGGTCTGGGTCGAGACCGGGGCCGGGCTGGGGGTCGGGGTGACCGATGCCGACTATCAGGCAGCCGGCGCGAGCATCCGCGCTACCGCCGCCGAAGTGTTCGCCGAGTGCGAGATGGTGGTGAAGGTCAAGGAACCGCAGGCGGGCGAGCGGGCCATGCTGCGCCCCGGCCAGGTGCTCTATACCTACCTCCACCTCGCTCCGGACCCCGAGCAGACCGCCGATCTGGTCAAATCCGGCGTAACGGCGATTGCCTACGAAACGGTCACCGGCCCTGGCGGCAGCCTGCCGCTGCTGAAGCCGATGAGCCAGGTTGCCGGCCGGATGTCGGTCCAGGCGGGCGCAACGGCGCTGGAGAAGGCCCACGGCGGGCGCGGGGTGCTGCTGGGCGGCGTTCCGGGCGTGATGCCGGGCAAGGTCGTGGTCATCGGAGGCGGCGTGGTCGGCTGGAACGCGGCGCAGATGGCGGTTGGCCTCGGCGCCGATGTGACCATCCTCGACCGCGATCCGGAACAGCTCGAACGGCTGGGCATGTATTTCGAAAGCCGCGCCAAGACGCGCTTTTCCAACCACGCCAATATCGCCGATTCCATTGCCGAGGCTGATCTGGTGATCGGCGCGGTGCTGGTGCCCGGCGCCGCCGCACCCAAGCTGGTAACCCGCGCCATGCTGGCGACCATGAAACCCGGCGCGGTGCTGGTCGACGTTGCCATCGACCAGGGCGGCTGCTTCGAAACCAGCCATGCCACCACCCATGCCGACCCGACTTATGTCGTGGACGGTATCGTGCACTACTGTGTCGCCAACATGCCGGGCGCGGTGGCGCGGACCAGCACTTATGCGCTCAACAACGTGACCCTGCCGCACGCCTTGCGGATCGCCAACATGGGGTGGAAGGCGGCGCTGAAGGCCAACCCGCACCTGGCAGCCGGGCTCAATGTGCATGAGGGGCAGATCACTTACGAAGCGGTCGCGCGCGATCTGGGCTATGACTACGTGCCAGTGGAGCAAGTGCTGGGAGAGTAG
- a CDS encoding Lrp/AsnC family transcriptional regulator, translating to MDRTDKRILSLLQQDSTCSIADLAAAVGVSSSACHRRIKALEQLGIIAGYAARLDPRALGLKLQAYVEITLTSQSEESMERFEQAAAGFEDILECRLMSGAADYLLRVAAHDLEHFDQIHRACLSRLPGVSSMRSSFVIRTTKGWAGYPVRG from the coding sequence ATGGATAGGACTGATAAGCGTATCCTGTCCCTGCTGCAGCAGGATTCCACTTGCTCCATTGCCGACCTCGCCGCAGCGGTCGGCGTTTCCAGTTCGGCCTGCCACCGGCGGATCAAGGCCCTGGAACAGCTGGGTATCATTGCCGGATATGCTGCCCGGCTCGATCCGCGTGCGCTCGGTCTCAAGCTGCAGGCCTATGTCGAGATCACGCTGACCAGCCAGAGCGAGGAATCGATGGAGCGGTTCGAGCAGGCGGCAGCCGGGTTCGAGGATATTCTGGAATGCCGGCTGATGTCAGGCGCGGCGGATTACCTGCTGCGGGTCGCCGCGCATGACCTGGAGCATTTCGACCAGATCCACCGGGCCTGCCTTTCCCGCCTGCCGGGGGTATCCTCGATGCGTTCGAGCTTCGTCATCCGCACCACCAAGGGCTGGGCAGGTTATCCGGTCAGGGGTTGA
- the panC gene encoding pantoate--beta-alanine ligase: protein MQTVSRLDMLRTAVADLRRGGARLALVPTMGALHEGHLTLVREAKKRAERVVVSIFVNPTQFGPNEDLDAYPRVLDEDQRLLEAEGVDLLWAPTVSEMYPEGFASSISVRAVSMHFCGEARPGHFDGVATVVCKLFNQVLPDFAFFGEKDWQQLAVIRQMARDLNLGAPQPEAIFGVPTVREADGLAMSSRNRYLTPEQRAAAASLPRAMRHAIARIEGGEIAAPALDELKHTLGAAGFHQVDYAGLADAASLAPVDQVAGRPVRLLVAARIGGTRLIDNMPLAAPQS, encoded by the coding sequence GTGCAAACAGTCTCCCGCCTCGACATGTTGAGAACCGCCGTGGCCGACTTGCGGCGGGGCGGCGCGCGGCTGGCCCTGGTGCCGACCATGGGCGCCCTGCATGAAGGCCATCTTACTCTGGTACGCGAAGCGAAGAAGCGGGCCGAGCGGGTGGTGGTCTCGATCTTCGTCAACCCGACCCAGTTCGGCCCGAACGAGGATCTCGACGCTTACCCGCGCGTCCTGGACGAGGACCAGCGCCTGCTGGAAGCGGAAGGGGTAGACCTGCTGTGGGCGCCAACCGTCAGCGAAATGTATCCCGAAGGTTTTGCCAGCTCGATCAGCGTGCGCGCAGTCTCGATGCATTTCTGCGGGGAGGCCCGGCCGGGCCATTTCGACGGGGTCGCCACGGTGGTGTGCAAGCTGTTCAACCAGGTGCTCCCCGATTTCGCCTTCTTCGGCGAGAAGGACTGGCAGCAGCTGGCGGTGATCCGCCAGATGGCCCGCGATCTCAACCTTGGTGCGCCGCAACCCGAAGCCATCTTCGGCGTGCCGACGGTGCGGGAGGCGGACGGCCTCGCCATGTCCAGCCGCAACCGGTATCTCACGCCCGAACAGCGCGCGGCGGCGGCCAGCCTGCCCCGGGCGATGCGCCATGCGATCGCCCGGATTGAGGGGGGCGAGATCGCCGCTCCGGCCCTGGACGAGCTCAAGCACACGCTGGGTGCTGCCGGCTTTCATCAGGTGGACTATGCCGGCCTGGCCGATGCCGCCTCGCTGGCCCCGGTCGATCAGGTGGCGGGGCGCCCGGTGCGTCTGCTGGTTGCGGCGCGGATCGGCGGCACGCGGCTGATCGACAATATGCCACTCGCCGCCCCCCAAAGCTGA
- a CDS encoding division plane positioning ATPase MipZ — MSSTRPHRIVFANEKGGTGKSTTAVHVAVALAYRGARVAAIDLDPRQRTLHRYFENRAETAQRRGITLPTARCEVFHGSTIEELDALFAELSDDVDFIIVDTPGRDDVFARHAAVEADTLVTPLNDSFVDFDLIGQVDAETFKVRRLSFYAELIWETRKKRALERRQEIDWVVVRNRTGHVEARNMIRIEKALGELSKRAGFRVASGLSERVIYRELFPSGLTLLDKGHLGELGTSHLVARQELRGLVQGLNLPAGAKRTLELEPA; from the coding sequence TTGTCCAGCACCCGCCCCCACCGCATTGTCTTCGCCAACGAGAAGGGCGGCACGGGCAAGTCGACCACGGCGGTCCATGTCGCCGTTGCGCTTGCCTATCGCGGGGCGCGGGTGGCTGCGATCGACCTCGACCCGCGCCAGCGCACCCTGCACCGCTATTTCGAGAACCGGGCAGAGACGGCGCAGCGGCGCGGGATCACGCTTCCGACCGCCCGCTGCGAGGTGTTCCACGGCAGCACCATCGAGGAACTGGACGCGCTGTTTGCCGAACTGAGCGATGATGTCGATTTCATCATCGTCGATACCCCCGGACGGGACGATGTGTTCGCCCGCCACGCCGCGGTAGAGGCCGATACGCTGGTCACTCCGCTCAATGACAGCTTCGTCGATTTTGACCTGATCGGCCAGGTCGATGCCGAAACCTTCAAGGTCCGCCGACTGAGTTTCTATGCCGAACTGATCTGGGAAACCCGCAAGAAACGCGCGCTGGAGCGGCGCCAGGAAATCGACTGGGTGGTGGTGCGCAACCGCACCGGCCACGTCGAAGCGCGCAACATGATCCGCATCGAGAAGGCGCTGGGTGAACTGAGCAAGCGGGCCGGCTTCCGGGTGGCCAGCGGCCTGTCGGAGCGGGTGATCTATCGCGAGCTGTTTCCCTCCGGCCTGACCCTGCTCGACAAGGGGCACCTGGGCGAACTCGGCACCAGCCACCTGGTCGCGCGGCAGGAACTGCGCGGTCTGGTCCAGGGGCTTAACCTGCCCGCCGGGGCGAAGCGCACGTTGGAACTGGAACCCGCCTGA
- a CDS encoding J domain-containing protein encodes MRLFILLALASLACRWMLGKWPWEYLKGTSTRQQAVTRARTLLGVPPSANRSEIIAAHRRLVAMVHPDRGGTAEQVHEANAARDLLLAALPDES; translated from the coding sequence ATGCGCTTGTTCATCCTGTTGGCACTGGCGTCGCTCGCCTGCCGCTGGATGCTCGGAAAGTGGCCGTGGGAATATCTCAAGGGCACTTCCACCCGCCAGCAGGCCGTGACCCGGGCACGCACTCTGCTGGGTGTCCCGCCCAGTGCTAACCGGAGTGAAATAATCGCCGCGCATCGGCGGCTGGTCGCCATGGTCCACCCGGACCGGGGCGGCACTGCAGAGCAGGTGCACGAGGCGAATGCCGCGCGCGATCTGCTGCTGGCCGCCTTGCCCGACGAAAGCTGA
- the pgmG gene encoding phosphoglucomutase/phosphomannomutase PgmG — protein MNHTFHPSVLREYDIRGIIGETLGADDARAIGRSFATLLRRAGGSRVAVAYDGRVSSPMLEHALVEGLNASGCDVVRIGMGATPMLYYAEASAEDVHGGIQITGSHNPANYNGFKMVFQGRPFFGEDIQTLGRMAAAGDWDSGTGAVEDRALLEAYVERMLEPLTGLDPARLAGLRIGWDAGNGAAGPALELLAARLPGEHHLLYTEVDGHFPNHHPDPTVEANLADLRALVADKNLDFGVAFDGDGDRIGAIDGEGRVIWGDQLLMIYAEDLLARMPGATVIADVKASRALFDHVTAHGGKPVMWKTGHSLIKSKMKETGAPLAGEMSGHVFFADSYYGYDDALYAGVRLIAAAARLGRSVTQLRSAMPAMLNTPELRFQVDETRKFAAIDEVRARLAASPAEVNDTDGVRVTTADGWWLLRASNTQDVLVARAESDSEAGLARLLEQIDEQLAASGLERGPQAGH, from the coding sequence ATGAATCATACTTTCCACCCTTCCGTCCTGCGGGAATACGATATTCGCGGCATTATCGGCGAAACCCTGGGGGCCGACGACGCCCGTGCCATCGGGCGCAGCTTCGCCACCCTGCTGCGCCGTGCCGGCGGCAGCCGCGTGGCGGTGGCCTATGACGGGCGGGTCAGCTCGCCGATGCTCGAGCACGCCCTTGTCGAAGGGCTGAACGCCAGCGGGTGCGACGTCGTCCGGATCGGGATGGGCGCCACCCCGATGCTCTATTATGCCGAAGCGTCAGCCGAAGATGTGCATGGCGGCATTCAGATAACCGGCAGCCATAACCCCGCCAATTACAACGGCTTCAAGATGGTATTCCAGGGGCGCCCGTTCTTTGGGGAGGATATCCAGACCCTCGGCCGGATGGCGGCTGCCGGAGACTGGGACAGCGGTACGGGTGCGGTCGAGGATCGCGCTCTGCTGGAAGCCTATGTCGAGCGGATGCTCGAGCCGCTCACCGGGCTGGACCCCGCCAGGCTCGCGGGCCTGCGGATCGGCTGGGACGCAGGCAATGGTGCCGCCGGCCCCGCGCTCGAACTGCTCGCCGCCCGCCTGCCGGGGGAGCATCACCTGCTTTATACCGAAGTCGACGGCCATTTTCCCAATCATCATCCCGATCCCACGGTCGAAGCCAATCTGGCGGACCTGCGTGCGCTGGTCGCGGACAAGAACCTCGACTTCGGCGTGGCTTTCGATGGCGATGGTGACCGGATCGGGGCGATCGACGGGGAAGGCCGGGTAATCTGGGGTGACCAGCTGCTGATGATCTACGCCGAGGACCTGCTCGCCCGGATGCCCGGCGCGACGGTGATTGCCGACGTCAAGGCCAGCCGCGCGCTGTTTGACCACGTCACCGCGCATGGCGGCAAGCCGGTCATGTGGAAGACCGGCCATTCGCTGATTAAGTCCAAAATGAAGGAAACTGGCGCGCCGCTGGCAGGCGAAATGAGCGGCCACGTATTCTTTGCTGACAGCTATTACGGGTATGACGACGCGCTCTACGCCGGGGTCCGGCTGATTGCGGCGGCAGCGCGCCTGGGCCGCTCGGTTACCCAGTTGCGCTCGGCCATGCCGGCCATGCTCAACACGCCCGAACTGCGCTTCCAGGTCGATGAGACCCGCAAGTTTGCCGCGATCGACGAGGTCAGGGCACGGCTGGCTGCCTCGCCCGCCGAGGTCAACGATACCGATGGTGTGCGGGTAACCACCGCCGATGGCTGGTGGTTGCTGCGTGCCTCCAACACGCAGGACGTGCTGGTCGCGCGGGCGGAAAGCGACAGCGAAGCGGGGCTGGCGCGCCTGCTTGAACAGATAGATGAACAGCTTGCCGCAAGCGGCCTCGAACGGGGTCCTCAGGCAGGGCATTGA